Proteins encoded within one genomic window of Deferribacter autotrophicus:
- the mutL gene encoding DNA mismatch repair endonuclease MutL has protein sequence MSKIKVLPEHVANKIAAGEVVDRPVNVVKELVENALDAGATEVKIEILDGGISLIRVSDNGRGIEPEDLPLAVMRFATSKINNYEDLFKINTYGFRGEALAAISSVSNFNIKSGNFELSVDFGKVGEVTPSSFYDGTIVTVKNIFAKIPARYKFLKSPVSEQKEIVKYVKQIALLNPDKSFKLISNEKILLEFSCNETLISKGKKIFGIDELVEVNYEEDGLRINGLISLPNVQKFRKDNIFIGVNKRVVKDNMIAQSILQAYHRKIPENRYPVASINIEVLPDSVDVNIHPAKMFVRFYNSNRIFKSIFKAVVETLDFSKNSIDEKIEYSKEEILQTTYHGVSEYEEKYAVDLTKLIQIESIDDFQSEVSYSVENEDDLKILGQLFNTVIVVEKGDEVLFIDQHIAHERILYEKLIKKDNPINSVILTEPFLLECRDDEIIFVSENKDKLMNCGIDVEIFGEKILKINALPAEILNKNIEEEIRSIITSSNLNGKNDFIEPIYLNISCKCAIKAGERLLMDEMKKLVSELFECENPYTCPHGRPIIFKLNKNELFKKFHR, from the coding sequence ATGAGTAAAATAAAAGTTCTCCCGGAACATGTAGCAAATAAGATTGCAGCAGGGGAGGTTGTTGATCGACCTGTAAATGTTGTTAAAGAGCTGGTAGAAAATGCCCTTGATGCTGGTGCTACAGAAGTAAAAATTGAAATCTTGGATGGGGGGATTTCGTTAATCAGAGTATCTGACAATGGAAGAGGAATTGAGCCAGAAGACTTACCCCTAGCTGTAATGCGTTTTGCTACAAGCAAAATTAATAACTATGAAGATTTGTTTAAAATAAACACCTATGGCTTTAGAGGTGAAGCTTTAGCTGCAATAAGTTCTGTAAGTAATTTTAATATAAAAAGTGGGAATTTTGAGCTTTCAGTTGATTTTGGTAAAGTAGGGGAAGTGACTCCATCTTCTTTTTATGATGGAACCATCGTAACGGTTAAAAATATTTTTGCAAAAATACCTGCAAGATATAAGTTTTTAAAATCTCCTGTTAGCGAACAAAAAGAAATTGTGAAATATGTGAAACAAATAGCTCTTTTAAATCCTGATAAATCATTTAAGCTGATTAGCAATGAAAAAATATTATTGGAATTTAGTTGTAATGAAACTTTAATTAGTAAAGGGAAAAAGATTTTTGGAATAGATGAGTTAGTAGAAGTGAATTATGAGGAAGATGGCTTACGAATCAATGGTTTAATAAGTCTACCAAATGTTCAAAAATTTAGAAAGGACAATATTTTTATTGGTGTAAACAAAAGAGTTGTAAAAGATAATATGATTGCACAGTCTATTTTACAAGCATATCATCGAAAAATACCTGAAAATAGATATCCTGTTGCATCTATTAACATTGAGGTTTTGCCTGATTCTGTTGATGTAAATATTCATCCAGCTAAAATGTTTGTAAGATTTTATAATTCAAATAGGATATTTAAGTCAATTTTTAAGGCTGTAGTTGAAACACTTGATTTTTCTAAAAACAGTATTGATGAAAAGATCGAGTATTCAAAAGAAGAGATTTTGCAAACAACTTACCATGGTGTTAGTGAATATGAAGAAAAATATGCTGTTGATTTAACAAAATTAATACAAATTGAAAGCATTGATGATTTCCAGTCTGAGGTTTCATATAGTGTTGAAAATGAGGATGATTTAAAGATTTTAGGTCAACTTTTTAATACTGTTATAGTTGTAGAAAAAGGGGATGAAGTTTTATTTATTGATCAACACATTGCCCATGAAAGAATATTATACGAAAAATTAATTAAGAAAGATAATCCAATTAATTCTGTAATTTTAACAGAACCTTTTTTATTAGAGTGCAGGGATGATGAAATTATTTTTGTGTCAGAAAATAAGGATAAATTAATGAATTGCGGGATAGATGTAGAAATATTTGGTGAAAAAATTTTAAAAATAAATGCCTTACCTGCTGAAATTTTGAATAAAAATATTGAAGAGGAAATAAGATCTATAATTACTTCAAGTAATTTAAACGGTAAAAATGATTTTATAGAGCCAATTTATTTAAATATTTCATGTAAATGTGCTATCAAAGCTGGTGAAAGACTTCTTATGGATGAAATGAAAAAACTGGTCAGTGAGCTTTTTGAATGTGAAAATCCATATACATGTCCACATGGTAGACCAATAATCTTTAAACTTAATAAAAACGAGTTGTTTAAGAAATTTCACAGATGA
- a CDS encoding homoserine dehydrogenase: MGKCINVGIIGYGTVGSGTVEVLLDNKTTIKRKTGIDINIKSIADLQINKKDDKYLREIPVKTTDAYDIINDPEIDIVVELIGGYNPAKQFIMDSLKNGKHVVTANKALLAVDGLEIFKLADELGLHLGFEGSVGGGIPIIRVIKEDLAANNINEIYGIINGTANYILTKMDLEKKEFDEVLREAQQLGYAEADPTFDVEGIDTAHKITILATLAFNTVIPYEKVFVEGISKIKQVDIDFANRLGCKIKLLAIAKKHENDIEVRVHPTMIPERYILSKVVDVFNAIYLVSDKVDRTIHYGRGAGARPTGSAVAGDIINIARWIESGCKKTIPILGFKDKYTQYYPVKDINDIRSSFYLRFNALDKPGVLSKIAGILGKYGISISSAIQPGESSPGDVVPLVFLTHETLGRNVTNAVNEIDSLDVVKEKTVVIRVEGKK, translated from the coding sequence ATGGGGAAGTGTATAAATGTTGGTATAATTGGTTATGGTACAGTAGGTAGTGGTACTGTTGAAGTTTTGTTAGATAATAAAACGACTATTAAAAGGAAAACGGGTATCGATATAAATATAAAGTCTATTGCTGATTTACAAATTAACAAAAAAGATGATAAATATTTAAGAGAAATTCCAGTAAAAACCACTGATGCTTATGACATAATTAATGATCCCGAAATTGATATCGTGGTGGAATTGATTGGTGGTTACAATCCTGCAAAACAGTTTATTATGGATTCCTTAAAAAATGGTAAGCACGTAGTAACAGCAAACAAAGCTCTTTTGGCAGTAGATGGTTTGGAAATTTTCAAACTTGCAGATGAATTAGGTTTACATCTTGGATTTGAGGGTAGTGTTGGTGGAGGGATACCAATAATTAGAGTTATTAAAGAAGATTTAGCAGCTAATAATATAAATGAAATTTACGGTATTATAAATGGAACAGCAAATTATATTTTAACAAAAATGGATTTGGAAAAGAAAGAGTTTGATGAAGTTTTAAGAGAAGCGCAACAACTCGGTTATGCAGAAGCAGATCCTACTTTTGATGTGGAAGGGATTGATACTGCACATAAAATAACAATTTTGGCCACACTTGCTTTCAACACTGTCATTCCATACGAAAAAGTTTTCGTGGAAGGAATATCTAAAATTAAACAGGTAGATATAGATTTTGCTAATAGATTGGGGTGTAAAATAAAGCTGTTAGCTATTGCTAAAAAACATGAAAATGACATTGAAGTGAGAGTTCACCCAACTATGATCCCTGAAAGATACATTCTTTCAAAAGTGGTTGATGTTTTCAATGCTATTTATCTGGTTTCAGATAAAGTTGACAGAACAATTCATTATGGAAGAGGAGCTGGTGCAAGACCTACTGGTAGTGCAGTTGCAGGAGATATTATTAATATTGCTAGGTGGATAGAAAGTGGATGTAAAAAAACGATTCCTATATTAGGATTTAAAGATAAATATACTCAATATTATCCGGTCAAGGATATTAACGATATTAGGTCATCTTTTTATCTAAGGTTCAATGCCCTTGATAAACCAGGAGTTCTTTCCAAAATAGCTGGTATTTTAGGTAAATATGGTATAAGTATAAGTTCAGCTATACAACCCGGAGAAAGTTCGCCTGGAGACGTGGTGCCATTAGTTTTTTTGACTCACGAAACTCTTGGTAGAAATGTAACTAATGCTGTAAATGAGATAGATAGTTTAGATGTAGTGAAAGAAAAGACTGTAGTAATAAGAGTAGAAGGTAAAAAATAA
- the miaA gene encoding tRNA (adenosine(37)-N6)-dimethylallyltransferase MiaA, whose product MRIPVITGPTATGKTDFVLKLTEFLDIEIISADAYQVYRYMDIGTAKPSKDELDRVKHHLIDILNPDCSYSAGDFFNHAETLINSILNKGKIPVIVGGTGLYVESLTKGIFEGPPRNEEIREELKEIAKEKGTPFLHDELKKIDPIYASKISENDLVRIIRALEVYKILKIPFTEAHRLFHKKPKFKYDIYVFYRNRSKLYTLINERVDKMFEKGWIDEVKRLNQMGYDSRYSSFKAIGYTEIENYLNKGGDINDVKDDIKKKTRRFAKRQFTWFKHMDESIWIDIDELDFESIKNKLITSFETI is encoded by the coding sequence ATGAGAATTCCTGTAATTACTGGGCCTACTGCCACTGGAAAAACAGATTTTGTATTAAAGTTGACTGAATTTCTGGATATTGAAATAATTAGTGCAGATGCGTACCAGGTTTACAGGTATATGGATATAGGAACTGCCAAACCATCAAAGGATGAGCTTGATAGAGTAAAACATCATTTAATAGACATTTTAAATCCAGATTGTAGTTATTCAGCTGGAGATTTTTTCAATCATGCAGAAACTTTGATTAACAGTATACTGAATAAAGGAAAAATCCCTGTAATTGTTGGAGGCACCGGCTTATACGTTGAATCTTTAACTAAAGGCATTTTTGAAGGACCTCCAAGAAATGAAGAAATAAGAGAAGAGCTCAAAGAAATTGCAAAAGAAAAAGGAACACCTTTTCTTCATGACGAACTAAAAAAGATAGATCCTATATACGCTTCAAAAATTTCAGAAAATGATTTGGTGAGAATAATTAGAGCACTAGAAGTTTATAAAATTTTAAAAATACCTTTTACTGAGGCTCATAGACTTTTCCATAAAAAACCTAAATTTAAGTACGATATTTATGTTTTTTATAGAAATAGGAGTAAATTATACACTTTAATTAATGAAAGAGTAGATAAAATGTTTGAAAAGGGCTGGATTGATGAAGTCAAAAGATTGAACCAAATGGGATATGATAGCAGATACTCCTCTTTTAAGGCAATTGGATATACTGAGATTGAAAATTATTTGAATAAAGGTGGAGATATTAATGATGTAAAGGATGATATAAAAAAGAAAACAAGACGTTTTGCAAAAAGGCAATTTACATGGTTTAAGCATATGGATGAATCTATTTGGATAGATATAGACGAACTAGATTTTGAAAGTATCAAGAATAAGCTTATAACTTCTTTTGAAACAATATAA